From the Gossypium hirsutum isolate 1008001.06 chromosome A02, Gossypium_hirsutum_v2.1, whole genome shotgun sequence genome, the window tttttttgcttttcaaaaaaagaaaaagaaaattgtgcGGAGATGGTTGCTATCACACCGGCTATAATTTTGGCAtctaaattagaaaataaataaataaatagaaataattttaatttattaaaattaaaaaaacggTATTgatcattcaaaataattaaaaaatttcaaccgAGTCAGTCAAACGCGAACCACATAAACCATAATAAAAAGAACATGTGAAAggaattttaattagtttaaacagcactaataattaattaaattaaattaaattaaattaaaaaagaagaggCTGTCTGGTTAAACGGGAAAACGGGATGAAACAGAACACGTTGTCCGTACgaggaaaacaacaaaaaaacaaaacaaaacaaaacaagaaaacGAAGTTAATGGACTTCGGAAATCTACTTTAATTATTTCACTTTCTAACATTGGTTTTTTTTGATAAGATAAGATGACACATCTCTTAATGGCCAACTTAAACAAGCAATTGGATGAATCAGATGCTGCCACGTCttccttattattttttaaattttttcatctTATAATAATTAAGCTTAAGCTTTGCCCTTTCTTTTTCATCTAGAAGCTCTCAAAAGTAGAAGTAGAaagaatgttaattttataatctcaattttaatcatcatatttAATTATTCACCTTAATCCCTTTGCTTAATTCTTTTTTATAACTTAAAATATGATTTTCAGAATCTCAAAATtagttatataaaatttataaaataaggaaaaaaaccaattaattaaataaacattatatcaatttttatattttaactaaattttaatttaaaaattcgaGTATAATTATTCATACTTCATCAAATTTTCTATCcaataacatattttgatttgatatgtaACATATGACATACTAATAAATATAGAATGTTGGAAAATTTTGACTGAAAACATTACCAACCCCAAGATTACATAAAGTAGTAAAGggaataaatcttaaattttgttaaaatataaggattaataTCATAATTTGACTAAATATCAATGAATGAGATTAAACAAAACTCTTCAAATTAcaagattttttttctaataaaagaaaacaaagataaaaataatcaaaatacaaaCTAAAGTGATCCACAACAATTAATCTAAGGATGAGCTTGGATGAACGATTAGATGCAGTATATTTCGCTCACTTTGTATCTCATGTTACAATATCTAATTTCATTGTCACTGCTATTTTTATACTAACTACAGATAATTGCACCGCCATCTAAACCCACCCTAATTCTACAATAATCTACATCAAGAGTTctaagaaattattattatttttactcccAATTTTCTCTATCTCACTCACTCTCTTTTCTTGccatttttgttatgtttttttttcttctatacAATTGAATCTCACCCCCAAATCCATGaaacatatatatttcacatgTTGAAGTTGAACTGTTGCTGTAAGAACAAAAAATCCTCAGCATTCAACAAATTGTCTGATAAATCAGCACCATCTAACATGGGATAATTGTTGGTCTGAAGATCCAAGCAGCCGCCATCGCCATGGTTATAATAATTAGCAGATGAGAGACTGTGCTCATAGTAATCAACTTGGCTGCTACAGGCTTGGAAATTATAATCAGGATTAGGGTTATTGTTATTAGTAACCTGGAACCCATTATTGTAACAATTAGTCAAATCCGAAACCGGCGAAACTTGGGCCTCGAATGACTCCGACGAAGCCGCGGTGGCCGTGCTCGAATTCTCCGAAGTATAACTCGGGGTTACTTGTGTCGAAAAGTCTTTGCCCATAACAGAGGCGGAGGGGACGACCGCGGTGGTAGTAGTGGTTGTGGTGGTCGAACCGGCGGCAGCTTGGATTCTTTCGACTAACCTAGGCATCCATAAATAACGCATGGTGTCCTTGAATTGCTTGCTGTTGACATCACATTTAAGCTGTTTCGCATGTTTCTGGACACGAGTTCTCCAATAGTTCTTGATCTCATTGTCGGTTCTTCCAGGCAAATGTTGAGCAATTTTCGACCATCtgtaac encodes:
- the LOC107910561 gene encoding transcription factor MYB108, which produces MDGKKRGCIGIVQSEEDHEMDLIRGPWTVEEDFKLINYIAIHGEGRWNSLARCAGLKRTGKSCRLRWLNYLRPDIRRGNITLEEQLLILELHSRWGNRWSKIAQHLPGRTDNEIKNYWRTRVQKHAKQLKCDVNSKQFKDTMRYLWMPRLVERIQAAAGSTTTTTTTTAVVPSASVMGKDFSTQVTPSYTSENSSTATAASSESFEAQVSPVSDLTNCYNNGFQVTNNNNPNPDYNFQACSSQVDYYEHSLSSANYYNHGDGGCLDLQTNNYPMLDGADLSDNLLNAEDFLFLQQQFNFNM